From Planctomycetia bacterium, a single genomic window includes:
- a CDS encoding ThuA domain-containing protein, with amino-acid sequence MKLALALSIVSSFALLSPLPLAFAADGATSWVVYAGGEGPGKGKHVVLISGDDEYRSEEALPQLGKILSKQHGFKCTVLFPIDPSDGTIKPDFQTNIPGLEALKTADVCVMLLRFRNLPDEQMQHIDDYVESGKPIVGLRTATHAFNIKGDSKYAAYSWGAQGAWDGGFGRQVLGETWISHHGKHKSEAARGILVKDQASHPILRGIKDGDVFAPSDVYGVRLPLPGDSQPLVLGQVVAGMKFDDPALAGAKNDPMMPIAWTKSYQAPKSGKTGRAFTTTTGAAVDLEYEGTRRLIVNGIYWAAGLENAIPEKSQVDIVGEYKPTMFSFGGHVKGIKPQDHAK; translated from the coding sequence ATGAAGCTCGCTCTCGCTTTGAGCATCGTATCGTCGTTCGCACTCCTGTCGCCGCTGCCGCTCGCCTTCGCCGCCGACGGCGCGACGTCGTGGGTCGTGTATGCAGGGGGCGAAGGGCCGGGCAAGGGGAAGCATGTCGTGCTCATCAGCGGCGACGATGAATACCGCTCGGAAGAAGCGCTGCCGCAACTCGGCAAGATCCTGTCGAAGCAGCACGGCTTCAAATGCACGGTCCTCTTCCCGATCGACCCGAGCGACGGCACGATCAAACCCGACTTTCAAACGAACATCCCGGGCCTCGAAGCGTTGAAGACGGCCGACGTCTGCGTGATGCTGCTGCGCTTTCGCAATCTGCCCGACGAACAGATGCAACATATCGACGACTACGTCGAGAGCGGCAAACCGATCGTCGGCCTACGCACGGCGACGCACGCATTCAACATCAAAGGCGATAGCAAGTACGCCGCTTATTCTTGGGGCGCCCAAGGGGCCTGGGACGGCGGGTTCGGCCGGCAGGTGCTCGGCGAGACGTGGATCAGCCATCACGGCAAGCATAAGTCGGAAGCGGCCCGCGGCATTCTCGTGAAGGATCAAGCATCGCACCCGATTCTGCGCGGCATCAAAGACGGCGATGTCTTCGCGCCGAGCGATGTGTACGGCGTGCGACTGCCGCTACCGGGCGATTCGCAACCGCTCGTGCTCGGGCAAGTGGTCGCCGGCATGAAGTTCGACGACCCCGCCCTAGCCGGCGCGAAGAACGATCCGATGATGCCGATCGCGTGGACGAAGTCGTACCAAGCGCCGAAGTCGGGCAAGACCGGCCGAGCCTTCACGACGACGACCGGAGCCGCGGTCGACTTGGAATACGAAGGGACGCGACGGCTGATCGTCAACGGCATCTACTGGGCGGCCGGCCTGGAGAACGCGATCCCGGAAAAATCGCAGGTCGACATCGTCGGGGAGTACAAGCCGACGATGTTCAGCTTCGGCGGCCATGTCAAAGGGATAAAGCCGCAAGACCACGCAAAGTAA